The following coding sequences lie in one Oryza brachyantha chromosome 10, ObraRS2, whole genome shotgun sequence genomic window:
- the LOC102713576 gene encoding lysine-specific histone demethylase 1 homolog 3, which translates to MPDIRSAPGRGKSDEDERRPIGSLFKLKRKRKAQASAEAKADSNPSAESEAPDGVVPGEMEDTLASIKRKLRKPKKGKEGGDVGVVGSGAKGEVLAEQEDAQGGVDNIVDGVSDDKSILEGVKARVDEVVRGALQGSGGLGLDDSLSTLFKKPGRKSRHVSVKEEEGVEVTDSHVEKIPEKGTDLVLDRVTNGPKRRRRRTKEQMKDAAAKSERTTVNEGLPNRKVSTSLPRKAKAEAKVKISSSNRRSRKSDVKQKASDDGLCHRSLGETIEQDAETRTVLDDVSGNSSDGASHHIEVPACLSNRPCMKPCSGELAEEVSHSAANAAATDGVSDEHTYSQTLLKERNDDAGCPHDKPPASSIKGIHGKKSTELLKKPVRRKDQLLSTDVDNEHVVGSADTKDVNIEQNAAVPTEGKFNQPALGIPESNVTGKGLRKMTTPVKDLDVVDVVAPSDFEDMENASKSRRVTRSARKRKHGDMAYEGDVDWETLMQEQGLFSNLSASLADHSVKLKDKIKISEVHDNGDDSGIAAVRAGLKAKAVTPIEKIKFKDILKRKGGLQEYLECRNMILNRWCKDVKHTLDLAECGVSDVCLDDEPPRQTLTRDVYLFLDQNGYINTGIALDKVKTNHESPPEVVEVSKLSESHERKSVSIHDDIVTEPVQDNKAGVKSTECVLIEASNEGSSSAAIQYDAQDLLPPLKSEEQISEEKNLGVLTEDRDELVLPSNSNIHSKSDLNGFILKVEGNSLQQAEAADIEHSGNKHEVSDKVESGGCGKKIIVVGAGPAGLTAARHLQRQGFSVTVLEARNRIGGRVYTDRVSLSVPVDLGASIITGVEADIATERRADPSSLICSQLGLELTVLNSACPLYDVVTGNKVPDELDGDLESEYNGLLDEMAQLFAQNGESAVGLSLEDGLEYALRKNRVAQSEQEDQLRNMSRSGAIDISESASTEKEIAHCGKEDKIDVLSPLERRVMNWHFAHLEYGCAAMLKSVSLPYWNQDDVYGGFGGAHCMIKGGYDTVLENLAKGLDVQLNHVVTDVLYGSEELGASGNSRKFVKVSTSNGNEFVGDAVLITVPLGCLKAQTIKFSPSLPDWKLSSIDRLGFGILNKIVLEFPEVFWDDNVDYFGATAEETDLRGQCFMFWNLKKTVGAPVLIALLVGKAAIDGQSISSDDHVNNAMVVLRKLFRDVSVPDPVASVVTNWGCDPFSRGAYSYVAVGASGRDYDILGRPVADCLFFAGEATCKEHPDTVGGAILSGLREAVRIIDLVHSGKDYVAEVEALQTYQMQSDSERNEVRDMSNKLEACELSTALCKNSSDASYPLFSKESLLQEMFFSAKTTSGRLHLAKMLLKLPPDVLKSFAGSKEGLSMLNSWILDSLGKNATQLLRHCVRLLLLVSTDLLAVRLSGIGRTVKEKVCVHTSRDIRAIARQLVSVWVEVFRKEKASNGALKLLRRMPSAESSKPRSKDLQSGKPVGRASNQVPDNPKVASRHARSAGNHSPHRAIKIPENKAAKLEAMTATRSDGSSLRSQKQHNDLEPKADNGLVIMSEEEAAAFAAAEAARAAAIAAAQAYASVEAEINAPRELPKIPDFHTFAMRDHYLDESDTRKKVLSDNLGRLECISEIDSRNDKDKNPPVDHANCADVDSSKMTGDNCTQRSYSNENACLINVRDHSTDSGAADSRFTRAWVDIDTIIIDGVKDPLAIERWQQQAMEADKEFYSRIRIPDEEDSSSQKQTCRSSASQVAESKPASEGQSRGVDHLRQGLINFISTLLMPLYRNRKVDREGYKTIMRKAVTKIIETCTEGEKIMTVHEFLDSKRKNKIQIFVDKLVERHCHLNRPPNS; encoded by the exons ATGCCCGACATTAGGTCTGCCCCTGGGCGGGGCAAGTCCGACGAGGACGAGCGGCGGCCGATTGGGTCGTTGTTTAAACTTAAGAGGAAGCGCAAGGCGCAGGCTTCGGCCGAAGCTAAGGCAGATTCAAACCCTAGCGCGGAATCGGAGGCTCCTGATGGTGTGGTGCCAGGGGAGATGGAAGATACCTTGGCTAGTATAAAGAGGAAATTGAGGAAACCTAAGAAGGGCAAAGAAGGGGGTGATGTTGGAGTGGTTGGATCGGGAGCCAAAGGCGAGGTCCTGGCCGAGCAAGAAGATGCTCAGGGTGGTGTTGATAATATTGTTGATGGTGTTTCAGATGATAAGAGCATTCTGGAGGGTGTGAAAGCAAGGGTTGATGAAGTCGTTAGGGGTGCCTTGCAGGGTTCAGGTGGTCTAGGGTTAGATGACTCCTTGTCGACACTCTTTAAGAAACCTGGTCGAAAGTCTCGACATGTCTCTGtgaaggaggaagaaggtgTGGAAGTTACTGATTCACATGTTGAGAAAATTCCTGAGAAGGGAACTGATTTGGTTTTGGATAGGGTTACCAATGGCCCTAAACGGAGAAGGCGCCGCACAAAGGAACAGATGAAAGATGCTGCTGCAAAATCAGAAAGAACAACGGTGAATGAAGGATTGCCCAATCGGAAAGTCAGCACCTCCTTGCCCAGGAAGGCAAAAGCAGAGGCAAAGGTGAAGATTAGTAGTTCCAACAGGCGCTCAAGGAAGTCTGATGTGAAACAGAAGGCTTCAGATGACGGACTATGTCACCGATCATTGGGAGAAACAATTGAACAAGATGCGGAGACCAGGACAGTACTGGACGATGTATCTGGAAATTCATCTGATGGTGCCAGTCATCATATTGAAGTTCCAGCTTGTTTAAGCAACCGACCTTGCATGAAACCTTGCTCAGGAGAGCTTGCTGAAGAAGTGTCTCATAGTGCAGCAAATGCAGCAGCCACTGATGGTGTTTCTGATGAACACACATACTCCCAAACATTATTAAAGGAAAGAAATGATGATGCAGGTTGTCCCCATGACAAGCCACCGGCATCAAGCATAAAAGGCATACATGGTAAAAAATCAACAGAGCTGCTTAAGAAACCTGTTCGACGAAAGGATCAGTTGTTATCTACTGATGTTGACAATGAACATGTGGTAGGCTCAGCTGACACTAAAGATGTCAATATTGAACAAAATGCAGCTGTGCCAACAGAAGGAAAATTTAATCAACCAGCTTTGGGGATCCCTGAGTCCAACGTGACCGGGAAGGGTTTACGTAAAATGACAACACCTGTGAAAGATCTGGATGTGGTTGATGTGGTAGCACCTTCAGATTTCGAGGACATGGAGAATGCATCAAAGTCGAGGCGTGTGACACGTAGTGCTAGAAAACGCAAGCATGGTGACATGGCATATGAGGGTGATGTTGACTGGGAAACTCTAATGCAGGAGCAGGGGCTGTTTTCGAACCTCTCAGCATCCTTAGCGGACCATTCTGTcaaattaaaagataaaatcaaaatctCTGAAGTTCATGACAATGGAGATGATAGTGGTATTGCTGCAGTACGTGCTGGCCTAAAGGCAAAGGCTGTTACTCCAattgaaaagataaaattcaAGGACATCTTGAAGCGCAAGGGCGGCCTTCAGGAGTACCTGGAATGCAG GAACATGATTCTAAATCGATGGTGCAAGGATGTTAAACATACATTGGATCTTGCAGAATGTGGTGTATCTGATGtttgtttggatgatgagcCACCACGTCAAACACTTACTCGTGATGTGTATTTATTCTTAGATCAAAAT GGTTACATAAATACTGGAATTGCCTTAGATAAGGTGAAAACAAACCATGAAAGTCCTCCTGAAGTTGTAGAAGTATCCAAGCTAAGTGAATCACATGAAAGAAAATCTGTCAGTATACATGATGATATTGTCACTGAACCAGTCCAGGACAATAAAGCTGGTGTTAAAAGCACTGAGTGCGTTTTGATAGAAGCATcaaatgaagggagtagctcTGCTGCCATTCAATATGATGCTCAAGACTTGCTGCCTCCCTTGAAGTCTGAAGAACAGATATCCGAAGAAAAGAATCTGGGTGTATTAACTGAAGATAGAGATGAATTAGTACTTCCCAGCAATTCCAATATCCACTCTAAGTCAGACCTCAATGGTTTCATTTTAAAAGTTGAAGGCAACAGTCTTCAACAAGCAGAAGCAGCTGATATAGAACATTCTGGAAACAAACATGAAGTAAGTGATAAAGTTGAGTCTGGTGGGTGTGGCAAAAAGATAATAGTTGTTGGGGCTGGTCCAGCTGGGTTAACGGCTGCACGACATCTGCAGCGTCAAGGTTTTTCTGTTACTGTTCTTGAGGCACGTAATAGGATCGGCGGTCGTGTTTATACAGATCGTGTATCTCTTTCAGTTCCTGTGGATTTGGGTGCTAGCATTATTACAGGTGTGGAGGCTGATATAGCAACAGAAAGAAGAGCTGATCCATCTTCTTTAATATGTTCTCAGCTTGGTCTTGAATTGACTGTGTTGAATAGTGCTTGCCCTCTCTATGATGTTGTAACAGGCAACAAAGTTCCTGATGAATTGGATGGAGATTTGGAATCTGAATACAATGGTCTTCTTGATGAGATGGCACAGCTTTTTGCACAAAACGGTGAAAGTGCAGTGGGTTTATCCCTTGAGGATGGATTAGAGTATGCACTTAGGAAGAATCGAGTGGCTCAGTCTGAACAGGAGGATCAGTTAAGAAATATGTCAAGGTCTGGCGCTATAGACATTTCTGAGAGTGCTTCCACAGAAAAGGAGATAGCCCACTGTGGAAAGGAGGATAAGATAGATGTTCTCAGCCCTCTTGAAAGAAGAGTTATGAACTGGCACTTTGCACATTTAGAATATGGTTGTGCTGCAATGCTGAAATCTGTTTCTCTTCCATACTGGAACCAGGACGATGTGTATGGAGGGTTTGGAGGAGCCCATTGTATGATTAAAGGTGGCTACGATACTGTTCTAGAGAACCTTGCAAAAGGACTTGATGTTCAGTTAAATCACGTTGTAACTGATGTACTTTATGGATCTGAGGAACTAGGTGCCAGTGGTAATAGCAGGAAATTTGTCAAAGTCTCCACTTCAAATGGAAATGAATTTGTGGGAGATGCTGTGTTGATCACTGTTCCTCTTGGTTGCTTGAAAGCACAAACAATCAAATTTTCTCCTTCATTGCCAGACTGGAAACTGTCTTCCATTGACAGACTTGGATTTGGTATTCTCAATAAAATTGTGTTGGAGTTTCCTGAGGTCTTTTGGGATGATAATGTGGATTATTTTGGTGCAACTGCCGAAGAAACTGATTTAAGAGGACAATGCTTTATGTTTTGGAACCTCAAAAAGACAGTTGGCGCGCCAGTTCTGATAGCACTACTTGTTGGGAAGGCTGCTATAGATGGACAGAGTATCAGTTCTGATGATCACGTTAATAATGCTATGGTGGTTCTCCGAAAGCTCTTTAGGGATGTTTCTGTACCAGATCCAGTTGCATCCGTTGTGACAAACTGGGGCTGTGATCCTTTTAGCAGAGGAGCTTACTCTTATGTTGCAGTAGGAGCATCAGGGAGGGACTATGACATTTTGGGAAGGCCAGTTGCAgactgtttattttttgctgGCGAAGCAACATGTAAAGAACACCCAGATACTGTTGGTGGTGCAATTTTAAGTGGTCTTCGAGAAGCTGTTCGGATTATTGACTTGGTACACAGTGGTAAGGATTATGTGGCTGAGGTTGAAGCTCTACAAACTTACCAGATGCAGTCAGATAGTGAAAGAAATGAAGTTAGAGACATGTCAAATAAACTTGAAGCATGTGAACTTTCAACTGCTCTATGCAAAAACTCATCTGATGCATCCTATCCACTATTTAGTAAGGAATCTTTACTGCAAGAAATGTTCTTTAGTGCAAAGACTACATCAGGGCGCCTACATTTGGCCAAAATGTTATTGAAGCTTCCTCCAGATGTTCTTAAATCATTTGCTGGATCTAAAGAAGGACTATCTATGTTGAACTCCTGGATACTC GATTCACTTGGGAAGAATGCTACTCAACTGTTGCGGCATTGTGTACGCTTGCTTCTGCTCGTTTCAACCGACCTACTAGCTGTTCGCTTGTCTG GAATTGGGAGAACTGTAAAGGAAAAGGTTTGTGTCCATACAAGTCGAGATATACGTGCTATAGCTCGCCAGTTGGTTAGTGTGTGGGTAGAAGTTTTCCGTAAAGAAAAAGCTAGCAATGGTGCACTAAAATTGCTGCGTAGGATGCCATCAGCTGAGTCCAGTAAGCCGAGGAGTAAGGATCTACAATCAGGAAAACCTGTTGGACGTGCCTCAAATCAAGTTCCAGATAACCCTAAAGTGGCTTCAAGGCATGCAAGATCTGCTGGAAACCATTCACCACACAGAGCAATCAAGATACCTGAGAACAAGGCTGCAAAACTGGAGGCTATGACAGCTACCAGGTCTGATGGTAGCTCGCTTCGTTCCCAGAAGCAGCATAATGATCTGGAACCTAAAGCTGATAATGGCCTCGTTATTATGTCTGAGGAAGAAGCTGCTGcatttgctgctgctgaggcTGCTCGAGCTGCTGCCATAGCAGCTGCACAG GCATATGCATCTGTGGAGGCAGAGATAAATGCACCTCGTGAGCTTCCGAAGATACCTGATTTCCATACTTTTGCCATGCGTGACCATTATTTAGATGAGTCTGATACAAGAAAGAAGGTGTTAAGTGACAACCTTGGGAGACTTGAATGCATATCAGAAATTGATTCCAGGAATGACAAAGATAAGAACCCACCAGTTGACCATGCCAATTGTGCTGATGTTGACAGTTCAAAAATGACTGGTGATAACTGTACACAGAGGAGCTACTCAAATGAGAATGCCTGCCTAATAAACGTTAGGGATCATTCCACAGATAGTGGAGCTGCAGACAGTCGGTTCACGAGGGCATGGGTTGATATAGATACTATCATTATTGATGGTGTCAAGGATCCTTTAGCTATTGAGAGGTGGCAGCAACAGGCAATGGAAGCAGATAAAGAATTCTACAGTCGGATACGTATACCTGATGAAGAAGACTCAAGTAGCCAAAAGCAGACATGTAGAAGTTCTGCCTCACAGGTTGCAGAAAGCAAACCCGCATCAGAAGGGCAATCACGAGGTGTAGACCATTTAAGGCAGGGTCTTATAAATTTCATATCCACATTGCTGATGCCACTATACAGAAACAGAAAGGTTGACAGGGAGGGGTACAAGACAATAATGCGGAAAGCTGTCACGAAG ATCATTGAGACATGCACAGAAGGAGAGAAAATTATGACTGTTCATGAATTTCTTGATTCGAAGAGGAAAAATAAG ATTCAAATTTTCGTGGATAAGTTGGTTGAGAGGCATTGCCATCTGAATCGACCTCCCAATTCATAA